TTTCTTTCCGCTCTTTAAAAGAAGTATGGCAGTATCGTGATTTGTTGTTCAAATTTGTAAAGCGCGATATTGTTACCAACTACAAACAGACCATTCTGGGGCCGTTGTGGTTTTTTATACAGCCGATACTGACCACCCTGATGTTTATCATCGTGTTCAATCGGGTGGCGAAACTCTCCACGGATGAAATACCGCCGGTATTGTTTTATTTATCGGGTGTAACGGCCTGGAATTATTTTTCGGAATGCCTGACCAAAACATCCACCACCTTTAAGGACAACGCGTATATTTTCGGGAAAGTCTATTTCCCGAGGCTGATTCTGCCGTTGTCCGTTATTGTATCCACCTTGTTGAAATTCCTGATTCAATTCGGGCTGTTTTTAGCCATCCTGGTTTATTATATCCTGACGGATTCGTTTCATCTGACCCCCGGCCTTCCCATCCTGCTGGTTCCGGTCCTGCTGCTTATGATGGCCGGGATAGCGCTGGGATCAGGTATGATTATTACCTCCCTGACGACCAAGTACCGCGATTTGTCTTTTTTAATCCAGTTCGGAGTGCAGTTGTTGATGTATGCCACTCCGGTGATTTATCCATTGTCCACGGTAATCAACAGCAAATACAGCATCTTAATTCTGGCCAATCCCATGACACCCATTATTGAGACATTCAGGGTGGCCTTTTTGGGTAAGGGGATTTTTGACTGGATGCACCTGGGATATAGTTTTCTGGCGATGCTGGTTTTGTTGA
This genomic interval from Sphingobacteriales bacterium contains the following:
- a CDS encoding ABC transporter permease, giving the protein MQEENWSYTIRSHHAFSFRSLKEVWQYRDLLFKFVKRDIVTNYKQTILGPLWFFIQPILTTLMFIIVFNRVAKLSTDEIPPVLFYLSGVTAWNYFSECLTKTSTTFKDNAYIFGKVYFPRLILPLSVIVSTLLKFLIQFGLFLAILVYYILTDSFHLTPGLPILLVPVLLLMMAGIALGSGMIITSLTTKYRDLSFLIQFGVQLLMYATPVIYPLSTVINSKYSILILANPMTPIIETFRVAFLGKGIFDWMHLGYSFLAMLVLLIAGFYFFSNTEKTFTDTV